A genomic region of Blastocatellia bacterium contains the following coding sequences:
- the rpsC gene encoding 30S ribosomal protein S3 translates to MGQKVHPYGFRLGYIKPWHSVWFAKKDYGKLLLEDLRLKQELKQRFSGAGVSHVDIERAANKLKIIIHTARPGIIIGRKGAEIDRLRAEIAERTKREVMIAIQEIDRPELSAQLQAEKVAQQLEKRVAFRRAMRKAVEDAMRFGAKGIKIRVSGRLNGAEIARSEWYLHGRLPLQTLRADIDYGFAEAYTTYGVIGVKVWIYRGDVLDPRAALLKGAKPSGRR, encoded by the coding sequence GTGGGACAGAAGGTCCATCCGTATGGATTTCGCCTCGGCTACATCAAGCCGTGGCACTCGGTGTGGTTCGCGAAGAAGGATTACGGGAAGCTGCTGCTTGAGGATTTGAGGCTCAAGCAGGAGCTGAAGCAGCGGTTCAGTGGCGCCGGGGTCTCGCACGTGGACATTGAGCGGGCGGCGAATAAGCTGAAGATCATCATCCACACGGCGCGGCCGGGGATCATCATCGGGCGCAAGGGTGCGGAGATCGATCGGCTGCGAGCCGAGATCGCCGAACGCACGAAGCGTGAGGTGATGATCGCCATTCAAGAGATCGATCGGCCGGAGTTGAGCGCGCAATTGCAGGCAGAGAAGGTCGCCCAGCAGCTGGAGAAACGGGTGGCCTTCCGTCGAGCGATGCGCAAGGCCGTTGAGGACGCCATGCGCTTTGGTGCCAAAGGTATCAAGATTCGCGTCTCGGGGCGGCTCAACGGGGCCGAGATCGCGCGCTCAGAGTGGTATTTGCATGGGCGGCTGCCGCTGCAGACGCTGCGCGCGGACATTGATTATGGCTTCGCCGAGGCCTATACGACCTACGGTGTGATTGGCGTGAAGGTGTGGATCTATCGGGGCGATGTCTTGGATCCGCGGGCGGCGTTGCTGAAGGGAGCGAAGCCCTCGGGGCGGCGATGA
- the rplV gene encoding 50S ribosomal protein L22, whose product MEARAVGKFIPGSPQKARLVIDLIRGKSVNEARSILLFSPKRAARKILGVLQSAIANALRKADEQNIALDVDDLIVSECYVNSGPTKHRAGSRRYRPAPRGRAYLERRRSSHITIVVATRKSEGGEA is encoded by the coding sequence ATGGAGGCCAGGGCGGTCGGCAAATTCATTCCGGGCTCGCCGCAGAAGGCGCGCTTGGTGATTGATCTGATTCGGGGCAAGAGCGTCAACGAAGCGCGTTCGATCTTGCTCTTCAGCCCGAAGCGGGCGGCGCGCAAGATCCTGGGCGTGTTGCAATCGGCCATCGCCAATGCCCTGCGCAAGGCCGATGAGCAGAACATCGCCTTGGACGTGGATGATCTCATCGTCTCGGAATGCTACGTCAACTCCGGGCCGACGAAGCACCGCGCGGGATCGCGCCGCTATCGTCCAGCGCCGCGAGGGCGCGCGTATTTGGAACGGCGACGATCGAGCCACATCACGATCGTCGTCGCTACACGAAAGTCAGAAGGAGGGGAGGCGTAA
- the rpsS gene encoding 30S ribosomal protein S19 has product MGRSLRKGPFVDDHLLEKIRKLNEAGERKVIRTWSRRSTIIPEMVGHTIAVHNGRKFIPVYITENMVGHKLGEFAPTRTFRGHPEKTSKAEKTAKRK; this is encoded by the coding sequence ATGGGACGGTCGCTCAGGAAAGGGCCCTTTGTGGATGATCATCTGCTGGAGAAGATTCGGAAGCTGAACGAGGCGGGGGAGCGAAAGGTCATCAGGACGTGGTCGCGGCGCTCGACAATTATCCCGGAGATGGTCGGGCATACGATCGCCGTGCACAATGGGCGGAAGTTCATTCCCGTCTACATCACCGAGAACATGGTGGGGCATAAGCTCGGGGAGTTCGCGCCGACGCGGACCTTCCGCGGTCATCCGGAGAAGACGTCCAAAGCCGAGAAGACGGCCAAACGGAAATGA
- the rplB gene encoding 50S ribosomal protein L2, translating to MGIKTVAPVNSSRRFQTFLTKEEITAEEPYKPLTVSKRRIHGRNNDGHITVRHRGGGHKRRYRIIDFKRDKFGIPARVATIEYDPNRSAFIALLHYADGEKRYILAPHGLKVGQTVVSGPDADILVGNALPLKNIPVGTTIHNIELRPGKGGQLVRSAGSAAQLLAKEGDYAHVRLPSGEIRLIHVNCMATIGQVSNLDHENISLGKAGRKRWLGIRPTTRGIAMNPIDHPHGGGEGRSKGNHPQTPWGQPTLGYKTRRNRRTDRFIIQRRK from the coding sequence ATGGGGATCAAAACAGTCGCACCGGTGAATTCGTCGCGGCGATTTCAGACGTTTTTGACCAAGGAGGAGATCACGGCCGAGGAGCCGTACAAGCCGCTCACGGTCAGCAAGCGGCGAATTCATGGGCGGAACAACGATGGGCATATCACGGTCCGGCATCGCGGTGGGGGCCACAAGCGGCGCTATCGGATCATTGATTTCAAGCGGGACAAGTTTGGCATCCCGGCGCGCGTGGCCACGATCGAGTACGATCCGAATCGGTCGGCGTTCATCGCCTTGCTCCATTATGCGGATGGGGAGAAGCGTTACATTCTGGCGCCGCATGGGTTGAAAGTGGGACAGACGGTCGTCTCCGGCCCCGATGCGGATATCCTCGTGGGGAATGCCCTCCCGCTCAAGAACATCCCGGTCGGGACGACCATTCATAACATCGAGCTGCGGCCGGGCAAAGGGGGACAGCTTGTGCGCAGTGCTGGAAGTGCTGCCCAACTGCTGGCCAAAGAGGGCGACTATGCGCACGTTCGTCTCCCTTCGGGTGAGATCCGCTTGATCCATGTCAACTGCATGGCGACGATCGGACAGGTGAGCAATCTCGATCATGAGAACATCTCGCTGGGGAAGGCGGGACGCAAGCGGTGGCTTGGCATTCGTCCGACGACGCGCGGGATCGCCATGAATCCCATCGATCATCCGCATGGGGGAGGCGAGGGGCGCTCCAAGGGGAACCATCCGCAGACCCCATGGGGGCAACCCACCCTCGGGTACAAGACACGGCGGAATCGGCGCACGGATCGGTTCATCATCCAACGGAGGAAGTAA
- the rplW gene encoding 50S ribosomal protein L23 yields MRNIWEIIKAPVVTEKALRLKEQEGKQVLVFKVDRAANKQEIKQAVERIFKVKVEKVRTVNYRGKRVFRFGRLRGRRAAWKKAYVTLRAGERITEYTELV; encoded by the coding sequence ATGCGGAACATTTGGGAGATCATCAAAGCGCCAGTCGTGACCGAGAAGGCGTTGCGGCTGAAGGAGCAAGAGGGGAAGCAGGTCTTGGTCTTCAAGGTGGATCGAGCGGCGAATAAGCAGGAGATCAAGCAGGCCGTCGAGCGCATCTTCAAGGTGAAGGTCGAAAAGGTGCGGACGGTGAACTATCGCGGCAAACGGGTCTTTCGCTTCGGGCGGTTGCGCGGGCGGCGAGCGGCGTGGAAGAAGGCGTATGTGACGCTCCGCGCCGGAGAGCGGATCACCGAGTACACGGAGCTGGTCTGA
- the rplD gene encoding 50S ribosomal protein L4: MPIVPVRNLQGEIVGEIALSERVFARPLNHALIWEAVRWFMAKQRAGTASTKTRGEVSGSGRKPWRQKGTGRARVGSIRTPLWRHGGTVHGPKPRDYSYELPKKVRRAALAVALSERLREGNLIVFDELTLPSHKTKELVRVLTALGLAEKKTLLVDSLENRNLALASRNLPRVKLTSGHGVNIYDVLYYETIAFSQAAIREVEAILSRS, from the coding sequence ATGCCGATTGTACCGGTGAGGAATCTGCAAGGAGAGATCGTGGGCGAGATTGCGCTCTCGGAGCGCGTCTTCGCGCGGCCGCTTAATCACGCGTTGATCTGGGAAGCCGTGCGGTGGTTCATGGCGAAGCAGCGAGCGGGGACGGCTTCGACGAAGACGCGGGGCGAGGTCTCCGGCAGCGGGCGCAAGCCGTGGCGGCAAAAGGGGACGGGACGAGCGCGCGTGGGCTCGATTCGCACGCCGCTGTGGCGGCACGGGGGAACGGTGCATGGGCCCAAGCCGCGCGACTACTCCTATGAGCTGCCGAAGAAGGTGCGGCGCGCGGCGCTGGCCGTTGCGCTCTCGGAGCGCTTGCGCGAGGGGAATCTGATCGTCTTCGACGAATTGACTTTGCCCAGCCATAAGACGAAGGAATTAGTGCGAGTGCTCACCGCACTCGGTCTGGCGGAGAAGAAGACGCTGCTTGTGGATTCGTTGGAGAATCGAAACCTCGCGCTCGCCTCGCGGAATCTGCCGCGCGTGAAGCTGACTAGCGGGCACGGGGTGAACATCTACGATGTGCTCTATTATGAGACGATCGCCTTCTCGCAAGCGGCGATCCGAGAGGTGGAGGCGATCCTCTCGCGAAGCTGA
- the rplC gene encoding 50S ribosomal protein L3, translating into MITGLIGKKIGMTQIYEPDGTAVPVTVLKAGPCVVVQRKTTAKDGYEAVQLGLVEERPPKRVNKPMRGHFERAGVPPTRILREVRLAPGGEDPQVGETVLVSVFREGELVHVTGTTKGKGFAGFVKRHRFAGGPASHGSMFHRAPGSIGASSYPSRVWPGSRMAGHMGMRRHTVRNLRIMRVDPEKHLLVVRGSVPGPNGGYVIIRKAQV; encoded by the coding sequence ATGATCACCGGGCTCATCGGGAAGAAGATCGGGATGACGCAGATTTACGAACCGGATGGGACGGCCGTTCCGGTGACGGTCCTCAAGGCCGGGCCCTGTGTCGTCGTTCAGCGGAAGACGACGGCGAAGGATGGGTATGAAGCGGTGCAGCTCGGGTTGGTCGAGGAGCGACCGCCTAAGCGCGTGAATAAGCCCATGCGGGGGCATTTCGAGCGCGCGGGCGTGCCGCCGACACGCATCCTGCGCGAGGTGCGTCTGGCGCCAGGTGGTGAGGACCCTCAAGTGGGTGAGACCGTGTTGGTGAGTGTCTTTCGCGAGGGGGAATTGGTGCACGTCACGGGGACGACAAAGGGGAAAGGATTCGCGGGCTTCGTCAAGCGGCATCGGTTCGCCGGAGGACCGGCCTCGCACGGTTCGATGTTCCATCGCGCGCCGGGGTCAATTGGGGCCTCTAGCTATCCATCGCGCGTGTGGCCGGGTTCTCGCATGGCGGGGCACATGGGGATGCGGCGGCACACAGTGCGGAATCTGCGCATCATGCGCGTTGATCCGGAGAAGCATCTGTTGGTGGTGCGCGGGAGTGTGCCCGGACCCAATGGCGGATATGTGATCATCCGCAAGGCGCAGGTGTGA